Proteins encoded by one window of uncultured Bacteroides sp.:
- a CDS encoding BACON domain-containing carbohydrate-binding protein codes for MRTPKILYLLFISVCLSCFTSCNDDNNINNKPTISISESNISFEAEGGQKQIHLATNRDWNISDIPTWISVDKESGDSNSEGIITLTTQINNDFSPKEATLKITSGDVSTYLKVSQKEALENRAIEWESFQTGYFNSIKHTLGENNTERNYLFQTDNLFINPDIEKNIFVGNIINSNLKTNTNIVEYKGYTYNPITISPLIGVKNGPFPILTMNTPTKEDYDAFVQKVIDSRSTTQNLSFSYSNKPAKYFSYRQLHLLGVGNVGIKLDEVVSGQSYRNKEMTRKTGLLYSFCLTSFTIDMNLPEKLVKEEVRQEDLADGGFSYISSVSYGRTGFLLIESDTNSEKLRITVNKVLANGVLTTEDNAILEGINAYYIYYDKGYTLKKVAGNTDVIRKYVSSISANEGYIQPLTFSVNNYPDSSQKSISFSLNLP; via the coding sequence ATGAGAACTCCAAAAATATTATACTTATTATTTATAAGTGTATGCCTTAGTTGCTTCACATCATGCAACGATGATAACAATATCAACAATAAACCCACTATCAGTATTAGTGAATCCAACATATCTTTTGAAGCGGAAGGTGGCCAGAAACAAATTCATCTGGCCACAAACAGAGATTGGAATATTTCAGATATTCCTACATGGATTTCAGTAGATAAAGAATCCGGGGACAGCAACTCAGAAGGAATAATCACATTAACCACCCAAATAAATAATGATTTTTCTCCTAAAGAAGCAACGCTTAAAATAACCAGTGGCGACGTTTCTACCTATCTAAAAGTATCACAAAAAGAAGCTTTAGAAAACAGAGCTATAGAATGGGAGTCTTTTCAAACGGGTTATTTCAATTCTATAAAACATACTCTTGGAGAAAATAACACAGAACGGAACTATTTATTCCAAACTGATAATCTATTTATTAACCCCGACATAGAAAAAAATATATTCGTTGGAAACATAATAAACAGTAACCTAAAAACAAACACAAACATCGTAGAATATAAAGGGTATACATATAATCCTATTACTATTTCTCCACTCATTGGTGTAAAAAATGGGCCATTTCCTATTCTAACAATGAATACGCCCACAAAAGAAGATTATGATGCCTTTGTTCAAAAAGTGATAGACAGCAGATCTACTACCCAAAACCTGTCTTTTTCTTATTCAAACAAACCTGCTAAATACTTTTCGTACAGACAACTACATTTGCTTGGAGTTGGGAATGTTGGTATAAAATTAGATGAAGTAGTTTCCGGACAATCTTACAGAAATAAGGAAATGACCAGAAAGACAGGATTATTGTATTCATTCTGCCTCACTTCATTTACCATTGATATGAATTTACCTGAAAAATTAGTGAAAGAAGAGGTAAGACAAGAGGATTTAGCTGATGGTGGGTTTTCTTATATTTCATCTGTAAGCTATGGACGAACAGGATTTCTGTTAATAGAATCTGACACTAATTCTGAGAAACTAAGAATTACAGTAAATAAGGTACTTGCAAATGGAGTACTCACAACAGAGGATAATGCTATTCTCGAAGGAATAAATGCATATTATATCTATTATGATAAAGGATATACTTTAAAAAAGGTGGCAGGAAATACTGATGTTATAAGAAAATATGTTTCCAGCATTAGTGCAAATGAGGGATATATACAACCCCTGACTTTTTCTGTAAATAACTATCCCGATAGTTCACAAAAATCTATATCCTTCTCTTTAAACTTACCATAA
- the ilvC gene encoding ketol-acid reductoisomerase: protein MAQMNFGGVVENVVTREEFPLEKAREVLKNEIIAVIGYGVQGPGQSLNLRDNGFNVIVGQRKGGKTWEKAVADGWVPGETLFEIEEACQRGTIIQYLLSDAAQIEVWPTVKKNLAPGKALYFSHGFGITYKERTGIVPPADVDVILVAPKGSGTSLRTMFLEGRGLNSSYAIFQDATGHAFDRVVALGIGVGSGYLFETTFKREVYSDLTGERGTLMGAIQGLLLAQYETLRENGHTPSEAFNETVEELTQSLMPLFAKNGMDWMYANCSTTAQRGALDWMGPFHDATKPVFEKLYSEVKCGNEAQRSIDTNSKPDYRAGLDAELKALRESEMWQAGAVVRKLRPENN from the coding sequence ATGGCACAGATGAATTTTGGCGGTGTTGTTGAAAATGTAGTAACCCGCGAGGAATTTCCTTTAGAGAAAGCACGTGAAGTATTGAAAAATGAAATCATTGCAGTGATTGGTTATGGTGTTCAGGGACCAGGACAATCATTAAACTTAAGAGACAATGGTTTCAATGTAATCGTTGGCCAACGTAAGGGTGGAAAGACCTGGGAAAAAGCTGTTGCTGACGGATGGGTTCCAGGAGAAACTTTATTTGAAATTGAAGAAGCTTGTCAACGTGGTACTATCATTCAGTATCTTCTTTCAGACGCTGCTCAGATTGAAGTATGGCCAACAGTTAAGAAGAACCTTGCTCCAGGTAAAGCTCTTTATTTCTCTCACGGTTTTGGTATCACTTACAAAGAAAGAACAGGCATTGTTCCTCCTGCTGATGTAGATGTTATTCTTGTGGCTCCTAAAGGATCAGGTACATCTCTTCGTACAATGTTCCTTGAAGGTCGTGGCTTGAACTCTTCTTATGCTATTTTCCAGGATGCAACAGGTCATGCATTTGATCGTGTGGTTGCTTTGGGTATTGGCGTAGGTTCAGGTTATTTGTTCGAAACAACATTCAAACGTGAAGTTTACTCTGACTTAACTGGTGAACGTGGTACTTTGATGGGTGCTATCCAAGGTTTACTTCTTGCTCAATATGAAACATTGCGTGAAAACGGACATACTCCTTCTGAAGCTTTCAACGAAACAGTAGAAGAACTTACTCAATCATTGATGCCTCTTTTTGCAAAGAACGGTATGGACTGGATGTATGCAAACTGTTCAACTACAGCTCAACGTGGTGCTCTTGACTGGATGGGTCCTTTCCACGATGCAACTAAACCTGTATTTGAAAAATTGTATTCAGAAGTTAAGTGTGGTAACGAAGCTCAACGTTCAATTGATACAAATTCTAAACCCGACTATCGTGCAGGTTTGGATGCTGAATTGAAAGCTCTTCGCGAAAGCGAAATGTGGCAAGCTGGTGCTGTTGTACGTAAATTACGTCCTGAAAACAACTAA
- a CDS encoding acyl-ACP thioesterase domain-containing protein, whose amino-acid sequence MEQNKIGHYNFVAEPFHVDFSGHLTMGVLGNHLLNCAGFHSTDRGFGIANLNEAHYTWVLSRLAVELDEMPYQYEKFSIKTWVENVYRLFTDRNFEILNGEGHPIGYARSVWAMISQQTRKPADLLTLHGGSIVDYVCEKECPIEKPSRIKVEDCMPDATYEAKYSDIDINGHVNSVKYIERVLDLFPLEMYKEKRIRRFEVAYVAESYFGDTLSFYKQKINENEYNVEVKKNGGEVVCRSKMIFIN is encoded by the coding sequence ATGGAGCAGAATAAGATTGGTCATTACAATTTTGTGGCAGAGCCTTTTCATGTAGACTTTTCCGGGCATCTCACCATGGGTGTGTTAGGAAATCATCTATTGAATTGCGCAGGTTTTCATTCTACCGACCGGGGATTTGGAATTGCCAATCTTAATGAGGCACATTATACATGGGTACTTTCCCGATTGGCTGTTGAGCTTGATGAAATGCCTTATCAGTATGAGAAGTTCAGTATAAAGACATGGGTAGAGAATGTATACCGTCTTTTCACTGACCGTAACTTTGAAATCCTGAATGGAGAAGGACATCCCATTGGTTATGCGCGTTCTGTATGGGCTATGATTAGTCAGCAAACACGTAAACCTGCTGATTTACTGACTTTGCACGGCGGAAGCATTGTTGATTATGTTTGTGAAAAGGAATGCCCCATAGAAAAACCGAGTCGGATTAAAGTGGAAGATTGTATGCCTGATGCAACTTATGAAGCAAAGTACAGTGATATTGATATAAACGGACATGTAAACAGTGTTAAGTATATTGAACGTGTTCTTGATCTTTTTCCGCTTGAAATGTATAAAGAAAAACGAATTAGACGTTTTGAAGTTGCATATGTTGCGGAAAGTTATTTCGGAGATACTCTTTCTTTCTATAAACAGAAGATTAATGAGAATGAGTACAATGTTGAGGTAAAAAAGAATGGCGGCGAAGTAGTTTGCCGTAGTAAAATGATATTTATTAATTAG
- the ilvN gene encoding acetolactate synthase small subunit, which produces MDKKLYTINVYSENIAGLLNQVTTIFTRRQLNIETLSVSASSIKDIHKYTITVNTDADTIEKVTKQIEKRIDVMQAHYYTDDQIIYQEVALYKVPALSLLGSNQVEKLVRKHNARILEVNQTYAVIELTGHPEDTQALYDELMPMGLWQFVRSGRIAITKSPVERLSNFLALIESRKGKDGAE; this is translated from the coding sequence ATGGATAAGAAATTATATACAATCAACGTTTATTCAGAAAATATTGCTGGACTGTTAAATCAGGTAACAACAATCTTTACTCGTAGACAGTTGAATATTGAAACTCTGAGCGTTTCTGCTTCTTCCATTAAAGACATTCATAAATATACTATTACAGTTAATACGGATGCCGATACAATTGAAAAAGTAACAAAGCAGATAGAGAAACGTATTGATGTGATGCAGGCGCATTATTATACTGATGATCAGATTATCTATCAGGAAGTAGCTCTTTATAAAGTTCCGGCTTTGAGCTTACTTGGTAGTAATCAGGTTGAGAAACTGGTTCGTAAGCATAACGCCCGCATTCTGGAAGTAAACCAAACGTATGCCGTTATTGAACTGACCGGTCATCCTGAAGATACTCAGGCTTTATATGATGAACTGATGCCTATGGGATTGTGGCAGTTTGTCCGCTCCGGACGTATTGCCATCACTAAAAGTCCGGTAGAGCGCCTAAGCAATTTCCTGGCTTTGATAGAAAGTAGAAAAGGTAAAGATGGAGCAGAATAA
- the ilvB gene encoding biosynthetic-type acetolactate synthase large subunit yields the protein MDKQLVTGSEALIRSLIKEGVDTIFGYPGGAIMPVYDCLYDHKHELNHVLVRHEQGATHAAQGYARVSGKVGVSIVTSGPGATNAITGISDAMLDSTPLVVIAGQVGAALLGTDAFQEIDLVSLTQPITKWSYQIRRPEDIAWAVARAFYIAKSGRPGPVVLDFAKNAQVLKVEYEPRTIDFIRSYQPILDIDEEAVCAAAQLINSAKKPLALVGQGVELGGAQNELLEFLEKADIPAGKTLLGLSALPTAHRLNKGMLGMHGNVGPNIKTNECDVLIAIGMRFDDRVTGDLHTYAKQAKVIHLDIDPAEINKNVKTTVAVVGDCKETLAAITAQLKENEHKEWIDSFKESEEKEYNSVIRAELNPDDGPITMGEVIRKVSIATNHEAVLVTDVGQNQMMAARYFQFTKKRSIVTSGGLGTMGFGLPASIGASFGAPERTVCLFCGDGGLQMTIQELGTIMETGTTVKIILLNNNFLGMVRQWQEMFFNERYSSTPMKNPDYIKIASAYGIKGRSVHIREELDEAIQEMLQTEGSFLLEVGVVEKGMVYPMTPAGGKVTDILLGY from the coding sequence ATGGATAAACAACTGGTTACTGGTTCCGAAGCATTGATCCGCTCTTTGATAAAAGAGGGTGTAGATACAATATTCGGTTATCCCGGTGGAGCTATTATGCCTGTATATGATTGCTTATATGATCATAAACATGAATTAAACCATGTGCTGGTTCGTCACGAACAAGGAGCTACTCACGCTGCTCAGGGATATGCAAGGGTTTCAGGAAAAGTTGGAGTAAGTATTGTAACCAGCGGTCCGGGTGCAACTAATGCAATAACAGGTATTAGTGATGCAATGCTTGATAGTACCCCTTTAGTGGTAATTGCTGGTCAGGTGGGAGCTGCTTTATTGGGCACGGATGCTTTTCAGGAAATTGATTTGGTGAGTCTCACTCAACCAATAACAAAATGGAGTTATCAGATTCGTCGTCCTGAAGATATAGCCTGGGCTGTGGCTCGTGCATTTTATATTGCAAAGAGTGGAAGACCGGGCCCTGTAGTATTGGACTTTGCCAAAAACGCTCAGGTTTTAAAGGTGGAATATGAACCTCGTACAATAGATTTTATCCGCAGTTATCAACCTATTCTTGATATTGATGAAGAAGCGGTTTGTGCAGCTGCCCAACTTATAAATTCTGCTAAGAAACCGCTGGCGTTAGTAGGACAGGGCGTTGAACTTGGCGGAGCTCAGAATGAACTTCTGGAGTTTCTTGAGAAAGCAGATATCCCTGCCGGAAAAACATTGCTCGGTTTATCGGCATTGCCTACCGCTCATCGTTTAAACAAAGGAATGTTGGGAATGCATGGCAACGTGGGACCTAACATTAAAACAAATGAATGTGATGTGCTTATTGCAATTGGTATGCGTTTTGATGACCGGGTAACGGGAGATTTGCATACTTATGCTAAGCAGGCAAAAGTCATTCATCTTGATATTGATCCTGCCGAGATTAATAAGAATGTAAAAACAACTGTAGCTGTTGTGGGCGATTGCAAAGAAACTCTGGCTGCAATAACAGCTCAGCTGAAAGAAAATGAACATAAAGAGTGGATTGATAGTTTTAAAGAAAGCGAAGAGAAAGAGTATAACTCTGTAATCAGAGCCGAACTTAATCCTGATGACGGCCCAATCACTATGGGAGAAGTTATCAGAAAGGTTTCAATAGCAACAAACCATGAGGCTGTTTTGGTTACCGATGTAGGTCAGAACCAAATGATGGCTGCCAGATATTTCCAGTTCACAAAGAAACGAAGCATTGTGACTTCCGGTGGATTGGGAACCATGGGATTCGGACTTCCGGCATCAATAGGTGCATCATTTGGTGCACCCGAAAGAACTGTTTGTCTGTTCTGTGGTGACGGCGGATTGCAGATGACTATTCAGGAACTGGGAACTATTATGGAAACAGGAACTACAGTGAAGATTATTCTATTAAATAATAATTTTCTGGGAATGGTACGTCAATGGCAGGAGATGTTCTTCAATGAGCGCTATTCATCAACACCAATGAAGAATCCTGATTATATAAAGATTGCTTCAGCTTATGGCATAAAAGGCCGCTCTGTTCATATACGTGAAGAACTGGATGAAGCTATTCAGGAAATGTTGCAGACTGAAGGTTCTTTCCTTCTTGAAGTAGGAGTAGTGGAAAAGGGAATGGTTTATCCAATGACCCCTGCCGGAGGAAAAGTAACAGACATATTGTTAGGATACTAA
- the ilvD gene encoding dihydroxy-acid dehydratase, translating into MEKQLRSSFSTQGRRMAGARALWIANGMKKEQLGKPIIAIVNSFTQFVPGHVHLHEIGQQVKAEIEKLGCFAAEFNTIAIDDGIAMGHDGMLYSLPSRDIIADSVEYMVNAHKADAMVCISNCDKITPGMLMASMRLNIPTIFVSGGPMEAGELNGQHLDLIDAMIKSADESVSDAEVAKIENSACPTCGSCSGMFTANSMNCLNEALGMALPGNGTIIATHENRANLFKDAAKQIVENTYKYYQNGDESVLPRSIATRTSFLNAMTLDIAMGGSTNTVLHLLAIAHEAEVDFTMDDIDALSRKTPCLCKVAPNTPKYHIQDVNRAGGIMAIMAELDAAGLIDANVNRVDGMTLVEAINKYSITSPDVCDEAVKKYKSAPGGKFNLVLGSQNNYYKELDTDRKDGCIRSIGYAYSKDGGLAVLRGNIAQGGCVVKTAGVDESIWKFSGPAKVFDSQDAACDGILKGKVVSGDVVVITYEGPKGGPGMQEMLYPTSYIKSKHLGKECALITDGRFSGGTSGLSIGHVSPEAAAGGNIGLIKDGDIIEINIPERSINVKLTDKELDVRRSEEMKRGDKAFTAPLRDRYVPKSLKAYASMVSSADKGAVRLI; encoded by the coding sequence ATGGAAAAGCAATTACGAAGTTCGTTCAGTACACAAGGTCGTAGAATGGCGGGAGCACGTGCTCTTTGGATAGCAAATGGAATGAAGAAAGAACAATTGGGTAAACCTATTATCGCAATTGTGAACTCTTTTACTCAGTTTGTACCAGGACATGTTCATTTGCATGAAATAGGTCAGCAAGTAAAAGCTGAAATAGAAAAACTTGGCTGCTTTGCTGCCGAATTCAATACTATTGCCATTGATGATGGTATTGCGATGGGGCATGATGGTATGCTCTACTCTCTTCCTTCACGTGATATTATTGCTGATAGTGTGGAATATATGGTGAATGCTCACAAAGCAGATGCGATGGTTTGTATCAGTAACTGTGATAAAATTACTCCTGGAATGCTGATGGCTTCCATGAGACTGAATATTCCAACAATCTTTGTTTCGGGAGGTCCGATGGAGGCTGGTGAACTTAATGGTCAGCACCTGGATTTGATTGATGCAATGATTAAGTCGGCTGACGAAAGTGTAAGCGATGCTGAAGTTGCCAAGATTGAGAATTCTGCTTGTCCTACTTGTGGTAGCTGTTCGGGAATGTTTACTGCTAATTCCATGAACTGTCTCAATGAAGCACTGGGAATGGCTTTACCTGGAAACGGTACTATTATTGCAACACATGAAAATCGTGCTAATCTTTTTAAAGATGCAGCTAAACAGATTGTTGAAAATACATATAAGTATTATCAGAATGGTGATGAAAGCGTTTTACCAAGAAGCATTGCCACACGTACTTCTTTCCTGAACGCAATGACTTTGGATATTGCAATGGGTGGATCTACAAATACAGTTCTTCACCTTTTAGCAATTGCTCATGAAGCGGAAGTTGACTTTACTATGGATGACATTGATGCTCTTTCACGTAAAACTCCTTGTCTTTGTAAAGTGGCTCCTAATACACCAAAATATCACATCCAGGATGTGAACCGTGCAGGAGGAATTATGGCAATTATGGCGGAATTGGATGCTGCCGGATTGATTGATGCCAACGTAAATCGTGTAGATGGAATGACGCTTGTTGAAGCAATAAATAAATATTCAATAACAAGTCCGGACGTTTGTGATGAGGCTGTAAAGAAATATAAGAGTGCTCCGGGTGGCAAATTTAATTTAGTACTTGGCTCTCAGAATAATTACTATAAAGAACTTGATACTGACCGGAAAGATGGTTGTATTCGTTCAATTGGTTATGCATATTCAAAAGATGGTGGTCTTGCTGTTCTGAGAGGAAATATAGCACAGGGTGGATGTGTGGTAAAAACTGCCGGCGTGGATGAAAGTATCTGGAAGTTCTCAGGACCTGCAAAGGTGTTCGATTCTCAGGATGCTGCTTGTGACGGAATCCTTAAAGGTAAGGTCGTCTCCGGAGATGTAGTGGTCATTACTTATGAAGGACCTAAGGGTGGACCGGGTATGCAGGAAATGCTTTATCCTACATCTTATATAAAATCAAAACATCTCGGAAAAGAGTGTGCTTTAATTACCGACGGACGTTTTAGTGGAGGTACATCTGGTTTGAGTATCGGACATGTCTCTCCTGAAGCAGCAGCCGGAGGAAATATCGGATTGATTAAAGATGGTGATATCATTGAAATAAATATCCCGGAAAGAAGTATAAATGTGAAACTAACAGATAAGGAACTTGATGTTCGCCGCTCTGAAGAAATGAAGAGAGGAGATAAAGCCTTTACAGCACCATTGCGTGATCGTTATGTGCCAAAGAGCCTGAAAGCTTATGCAAGCATGGTAAGCTCAGCTGATAAAGGAGCTGTTAGATTAATATAA
- a CDS encoding FKBP-type peptidyl-prolyl cis-trans isomerase → METAPNKLIVVSYELYVTEDGEKDLVEKATKEQPFQFISGLGTTLDAFENQLKGLAVGDKFDFTIASDEAYGEYNDEHIIELPKNIFEVDGKFDAERIFAGNVVPLMDADGNRMNATVVEVSDENVKVDMNHPLAGEDLTFVGEVLESRTATNEEIQGMVNLMSGEGCGCGCDSCGDGCDCDNEEGHEGGCGSGCGCH, encoded by the coding sequence ATGGAAACAGCACCAAACAAACTCATCGTAGTATCATACGAACTGTATGTAACTGAAGATGGAGAAAAAGACTTAGTAGAAAAAGCAACTAAAGAACAACCATTCCAGTTTATTTCCGGATTAGGCACTACATTAGATGCTTTCGAAAATCAACTTAAAGGACTCGCTGTAGGCGATAAGTTTGACTTTACTATTGCCAGCGATGAAGCATACGGAGAATATAACGACGAACATATTATTGAACTTCCTAAGAATATATTTGAAGTTGATGGAAAATTTGACGCTGAACGCATCTTTGCAGGAAACGTTGTTCCATTAATGGATGCAGACGGTAACAGAATGAATGCTACTGTTGTAGAAGTTTCTGACGAGAATGTAAAAGTAGACATGAACCACCCATTAGCTGGTGAAGATTTAACCTTTGTAGGTGAAGTTCTTGAATCACGTACAGCTACCAACGAAGAGATTCAGGGTATGGTTAACCTGATGAGCGGAGAAGGTTGCGGTTGCGGATGCGACAGCTGCGGTGATGGTTGCGATTGCGACAACGAAGAAGGACACGAAGGCGGTTGCGGAAGCGGCTGTGGTTGTCACTAA
- a CDS encoding TlpA disulfide reductase family protein: MRKNFLLLMMFCSVFTVYSAQGSDDLGNGELKVSKARQKADDKALEDKLCDKPCPEFALTDTNGKLWTNHSIKGKVTLINIWHIYCEPYIKEIAQLNELTEKYPEANFLSVTFNTPQQINEIIIKKHSLFHQLPNAINFISRTGISVTPTSLLIDKTGKVRYVIRSGSEKQLKLLNKKLKELSKEIL, from the coding sequence ATGAGAAAGAATTTTTTGTTGTTGATGATGTTTTGCAGTGTTTTTACTGTATATAGTGCTCAGGGTAGTGATGATCTTGGGAATGGAGAACTGAAAGTATCTAAAGCCAGGCAAAAGGCCGATGATAAAGCTTTGGAAGATAAACTTTGTGACAAGCCTTGCCCGGAATTTGCTTTAACAGATACCAACGGGAAGCTTTGGACAAATCATAGCATCAAGGGAAAAGTAACCCTGATAAATATTTGGCATATCTATTGTGAACCTTATATAAAGGAGATTGCTCAGCTAAATGAATTGACGGAAAAATATCCAGAGGCTAATTTCCTGTCGGTCACATTTAATACACCGCAACAAATTAATGAGATTATAATTAAAAAACATTCCTTGTTTCATCAACTTCCCAATGCGATAAATTTTATTAGCAGAACAGGAATATCTGTTACTCCAACGAGTTTGTTGATAGATAAAACGGGAAAAGTAAGGTATGTAATCCGGAGTGGAAGTGAAAAGCAACTAAAGCTTTTGAATAAGAAACTGAAAGAACTCTCAAAGGAAATATTGTAA
- a CDS encoding L-serine ammonia-lyase, iron-sulfur-dependent, subunit alpha: MIEAERKQIIALVNREVIPAIGCTEPIAVALAVAKASETLGKCPQRITLYLSANILKNAMGVGIPGTEMIGLPIAVALGALIGKSEYQLEVLRDCTPEALEKGKQMIAEKRINILLKEDISEKLYIEVICEAGAENSKAIIAGGHTNFVYVSLGENVLLNKQQAVQGDETEEEPELSMRKVYDFAMTAPLEEINFILETARINKAAAEKSLKGEYGHALGRTLKGKYEKEIMGDSIFSHILSYTSAACDARMAGAMIPVMSNSGSGNQGIAATLPVVVYAEENKKNIEELTRALMLSHLTVIYIKQSLGRLSALCGCVVAATGSSCGITLLMGGGFEHICFAVKNMIANLTGMICDGAKPSCSLKLTSGVSTAVLSAMMAMENKCVTSVEGIIDNDVDRCIRNLTLIGSEGMNETDKLVLQIMTNKC, encoded by the coding sequence ATGATTGAAGCAGAAAGAAAACAGATTATAGCATTGGTGAATCGGGAAGTTATTCCGGCTATTGGTTGTACAGAACCTATTGCAGTTGCACTGGCTGTTGCAAAGGCAAGTGAGACTTTGGGTAAATGTCCTCAGAGAATAACCCTTTATCTAAGTGCCAATATATTAAAGAATGCCATGGGAGTTGGGATTCCCGGTACGGAGATGATAGGACTTCCTATTGCTGTGGCATTGGGAGCGTTGATTGGTAAATCTGAATATCAACTGGAGGTACTAAGAGACTGTACTCCGGAAGCCTTGGAAAAAGGAAAACAGATGATTGCTGAAAAGCGAATCAATATTCTGCTTAAAGAAGATATTTCTGAAAAACTTTATATAGAAGTAATTTGTGAAGCTGGTGCAGAGAATAGTAAAGCAATAATTGCGGGCGGGCATACTAACTTTGTATATGTCTCTTTAGGAGAAAATGTTCTGCTTAATAAACAGCAGGCGGTTCAGGGGGATGAAACGGAAGAAGAACCCGAACTCTCCATGCGAAAGGTTTATGATTTTGCAATGACTGCACCTCTGGAAGAAATAAATTTTATACTTGAAACTGCAAGAATCAATAAAGCAGCAGCCGAAAAATCTTTAAAAGGAGAGTATGGTCATGCTTTAGGGAGAACTTTAAAAGGAAAGTATGAAAAGGAAATCATGGGAGATAGCATTTTTTCTCATATTCTTTCTTATACATCTGCTGCTTGCGATGCCAGGATGGCTGGTGCAATGATTCCTGTAATGAGTAATTCGGGAAGTGGAAATCAGGGAATTGCCGCCACTTTACCGGTTGTTGTTTATGCGGAAGAAAATAAAAAAAATATAGAAGAACTGACGCGGGCATTGATGCTTAGTCATCTTACTGTGATATATATCAAGCAAAGTCTGGGACGTCTTTCTGCTCTCTGCGGATGTGTGGTGGCTGCTACCGGTTCCAGTTGTGGCATTACTCTTCTTATGGGTGGAGGCTTTGAACATATTTGCTTTGCCGTAAAGAATATGATTGCCAACCTAACAGGAATGATTTGTGACGGAGCTAAGCCAAGCTGCTCTCTGAAGCTGACTAGCGGAGTTTCTACTGCAGTTCTTTCTGCCATGATGGCCATGGAGAATAAATGTGTTACTTCTGTGGAAGGGATTATAGATAATGATGTGGACCGTTGTATCCGAAATTTGACTCTTATCGGTTCTGAAGGGATGAATGAAACAGATAAGCTGGTATTGCAGATTATGACCAATAAATGTTAA
- the metQ gene encoding methionine ABC transporter substrate-binding lipoprotein MetQ: MRRKYLLLISFSAIALLILASCGGKKKSDPNHIIVGVESGPEYVVAQAAQKVAKEKYGLDVELVQFNDFIMPNTALHQGDIDVNAYQHKPFLDDQIKQRGYKFAVVGCTFVYPLAGYSKKIKSVAELKNGSTIVIPNDITNGGRALLLLQKAGLIKLSAQSGAIPKVTDITANPKNLKIMELEAPQLPRVLDDEKVAIAVINNTFATQAGLLLKDGLFAEDKNSPYVNLIVSREDNKNEEKVKKFVQAFQSDEVAKTAEQVFKGGAVKGW; the protein is encoded by the coding sequence ATGAGAAGAAAATATTTATTACTTATATCATTCAGCGCAATTGCTCTGCTCATACTTGCTTCATGCGGAGGAAAGAAAAAGAGCGACCCAAACCATATTATAGTAGGTGTGGAATCGGGTCCCGAATATGTTGTAGCACAAGCTGCACAAAAGGTAGCTAAAGAGAAATACGGTCTTGATGTGGAACTAGTACAGTTTAATGACTTTATCATGCCCAATACAGCTTTACACCAAGGTGATATTGACGTGAATGCATATCAGCACAAACCTTTCCTTGACGACCAGATAAAGCAACGCGGATACAAATTCGCAGTTGTGGGTTGCACTTTTGTTTACCCGCTTGCAGGTTATTCAAAGAAAATCAAGTCTGTAGCCGAACTAAAGAACGGAAGCACAATTGTAATTCCCAATGATATCACAAATGGCGGAAGAGCTTTACTACTGTTGCAAAAGGCCGGTCTGATAAAACTTAGCGCACAGTCGGGAGCCATTCCAAAGGTTACAGACATTACTGCAAATCCAAAGAATCTGAAAATAATGGAACTGGAAGCTCCACAGCTGCCACGAGTATTAGACGATGAAAAAGTTGCAATTGCCGTCATAAACAATACATTTGCCACACAAGCCGGGTTATTACTAAAAGATGGACTTTTCGCAGAAGATAAAAATTCACCGTACGTGAATCTGATCGTATCAAGAGAAGATAATAAGAACGAAGAGAAAGTGAAGAAATTCGTTCAGGCATTCCAGTCAGACGAGGTAGCTAAAACAGCTGAGCAGGTATTTAAAGGTGGCGCTGTTAAAGGTTGGTAG